A region from the Corylus avellana chromosome ca7, CavTom2PMs-1.0 genome encodes:
- the LOC132188489 gene encoding uncharacterized protein LOC132188489, whose amino-acid sequence MKRAPPQLLLNSCSESEYERGEKNEGMARKLVIQEECGDDMAEKFPCLVLHKRETPKRELFCEREILWRQEQKNRAARLEKQLKTRWELEDLIEEQLNRFRAHYNRAMVPTRPKDVVQLLMPNWAPPQQLASLTWLGDWRPSAMLDLVRGLSGSSLSDSMAGGNEDLLSQLRHDTRIEEAILDEEMAEIQATCILHLPFTPIKNRSGGFGLGCIQSEFRKIELVITKAQNLRFKALELVVKKVLSQNDAAEFLVAFEGIQDVIHQFASTQRLRMGPATLSVKALGHG is encoded by the exons aTGAAAAGAGCACCACCCCAACTCCTCTT GAATAGTTGTAGTGAGAGTGAATAtgaaagaggagaaaagaatGAGGGGATGGCGAGGAAATTAGTCATCCAAGAAGAATGTGGTGATGACATGGCAGAGAAATTCCCGTGCTTGGTCCTCCACAAGCGTGAAACACCCAAACGAG AGTTGttctgtgagagagagattctgTGGAGGCAAGAGCAGAAGAACAGAGCAGCAAGGCTAGAGAAGCAGCTGAAGACAAGGTGGGAACTTGAGGATCTAATTGAAGAACAACTGAACAGGTTCCGTGCCCATTACAACCGAGCCATGGTCCCTACCCGCCCCAAGGATGTGGTCCAACTCCTCATGCCCAACTGGGCTCCACCGCAGCAGCTGGCTTCCCTCACCTGGCTCGGCGACTGGCGGCCGTCCGCCATGCTCGACCTTGTCCGTGGCCTCTCTGGCTCATCATTATCAGACTCAATGGCCGGGGGCAATGAAGACCTCCTCTCTCAGCTTAGACATGATACGCGTATTGAGGAGGCAATACTGGATGAGGAAATGGCTGAGATTCAAGCTACATGCATCCTACATCTTCCCTTCACTCCAATCAAAAATCGCTCAGGTGGGTTTGGCTTGGGATGTATTCAGTCCGAGTTCAGGAAGATTGAGCTTGTCATCACCAAGGCCCAAAATCTCAGGTTCAAGGCATTGGAGTTGGTGGTAAAGAAGGTGTTGAGCCAAAATGATGCAGCTGAATTCTTGGTCGCTTTTGAGGGAATTCAAGATGTGATCCACCAGTTTGCATCAACCCAAAGGCTCCGAATGGGTCCAGCCACTTTATCCGTCAAGGCCTTGGGGCATGGTTGA
- the LOC132187519 gene encoding uncharacterized protein LOC132187519 has product MRSRSLTVQEQRSSSSSGGRNLRDFFERRCLAPITLNDDVQICALNHHPYRLLPQPQPLHLNLSVLKLDGSLFDVCVAKNATVAELKQAVEDVFVSCQKEISWSHVWGHFCLSYADQQLINDKALLRNFRIKDGDQLQFIRHLSIQNSPMIKSAKNKNIACKLHSLLSSGSNFHEETEETGSDDIDDDENQEESSKCHGDDNQEDAPTPELKLATVLRGWLSNSCLWGISRKRSEGWNPSSSILGLHCFGGGTRVNDDISLKLTRNGCKIE; this is encoded by the exons ATGAGAAGCAGAAGCCTGACTGTTCAGGAACAGAGGAGTAGTAGTAGTAGTGGCGGTAGAAATCTAAGGGATTTCTTTGAGAGGCGGTGCCTGGCCCCGATAACGCTAAACGACGACGTCCAGATTTGTGCCCTGAACCATCATCCCTACCGCCTGTTGCCTCAGCCTCAGCCGCTCCACCTCAACCTCTCCGTTCTCAAGCTCGATGGCTCTCTCTTTG ATGTTTGTGTCGCCAAGAATGCCACGGTGGCAGAGCTCAAGCAAGCTGTAGAGGATGTTTTTGTTTCGTGTCAAAAGGAAATTTCATG GTCGCATGTATGGGGGCACTTTTGCTTGTCTTATGCTGATCAACAGTTAATTAATGATAAAGCGTTGCTTCGAAATTTTAGGATCAAGGATGGTGATCAG CTGCAATTCATTCGACATCTGTCCATCCAAAATTCACCTATGATCAAAAGTGCCAAGAACAAGAACATTGCTTGCAAACTGCACTCACT gTTGTCATCAGGGTCAAATTTTCATGAAGAGACAGAAGAGACTGGTTCAGATgatattgatgatgatgaaaatCAGGAGGAGAGCTCCAAGTGCCATGGTGATGACAACCAGGAGGATGCTCCTACACCAGAGTTGAAGTTGGCTACTGTCTTGAGAGGGTGGCTCTCAAACTCCTGCTTGTGGGGCATTTCAAGGAAGAGATCAGAAGGCTGGAATCCAAGTAGTTCAATATTGGGTCTGCACTGCTTCGGAGGTGGAACTAGGGTGAATGATGATATAAGTTTAAAGCTTACTAGAAATGGATGTAAAATCGAGTAG
- the LOC132187280 gene encoding E3 ubiquitin-protein ligase KEG-like: MTEQIEAAKPAVFFEYELFEGDPDHLRTVKATPNQTGPWIDPSSLKLKHRIGRGLFGDVWLATHHQLGHDFEEYHEVAVKMLHPLKEGHTQKFLDKFEDLFFKCRQLQRVCWLYGISIVNGKICIAVKFHEGSVGDRMAQLKGGKLQLSDVLRYGIELAKGILELHSIGALVLNLKPSNFLLNERGHVVLGDFGIPYLLLGIALSNSDMTLRLGTPNYMAPEQWEPEVRGPISFETDSWGFGCSIIEMLTGVQPWSGKSAEEIYHSVVIKQERPHIPSGLPPAVENVINGCFEYDFRNRPLMTDILHAFKSSQNAVDSDGRSLEVGSSALTNRSSDAGYTAWYLSKDHLEVGDIVRSRKPINAHKPKTTDFSEGTVVDLESGDDRDSFALVKIPGVHNPLRVQVSTVERVTSNLAMGDWVCLKEENNKHSSVGILHSIRRDGNAAVGFIGLETLWRGSASDLQKTEAYYVGQFVRLKANVFAPRFEWPHKNGPAWASGRISQVLPNGCLVVSFPGRLVLGDESNIILADPAEVEAVSFDTCPGVVKKYQHVEDFHWAVRPLAIACTLFTAMKLGLFVGQNIGARLKKGRRNLKRHDGNCQDGQSGGNAGWLPPPVANILFKEGVTAPAAR, from the exons ATGACCGAACAGATCGAAGCAGCAAAGCCAGCAGTTTTTTTTGAGTATGAACTCTTTGAAGGAGACCCTGACCACCTTAGGACTGTTAAAGCCACACCAAATCAGACGGGTCCATGGATTGATCCTTCCTCTTTGAAACTTAAGCACAGGATTGGGAGGGGCCTCTTTGGTGATGTTTGGTTGGCAACTCATCACCAATTGGGTCATGACTTTGAGGAGTATCATGAAGTGGCTGTCAAGATGTTACATCCATTGAAGGAGGGCCATACCCAAAAGTTTTTGGATAAGTttgaagatttattttttaagtgcCGACAACTCCAACGTGTTTGTTGGTTGTACGGTATATCAATAGTTAATGGAAAG ATCTGCATCGCTGTGAAATTTCATGAGGGATCAGTGGGTGATCGAATGGCTCAGCTCAAGGGTGGCAAGCTCCAATTGTCTGATGTtttaag GTATGGGATCGAGTTGGCAAAAGGAATTCTGGAGTTGCATTCAATTGGGGCCCTGGTGCTGAACCTTAAGCCTTCTAACTTTCTGCTTAACGAACGTGGCCATGTGGTTCTGGGAGATTTTGGGATCCCATATCTACTTCTTGGGATTGCATTGTCTAATTCAGATATGACACTAAGACTTGGAACTCCAAACTACATGGCCCCAGAACAGTGGGAACCAGAAGTTAGAGGTCCTATATCATTTGAGACAGATTCATGGGGTTTTGGATGTAGCATAATCGAGATGCTAACTGGTGTTCAGCCCTGGTCTGGCAAATCAGCTGAAGAAATATACCATTCAGTTGTTATCAAACAAGAAAGACCACATATTCCAAGTGGCTTGCCTCCTGCGGTTGAAAATGTTATCAATGGTTGCTTCGAGTATGATTTCCGGAATCGGCCTTTAATGACCgatattttacatgcatttaaAAG CTCTCAGAATGCTGTTGACAGTGATGGAAGGTCACTTGAAGTAGGAAGCAGTGCACTTACAAATAGATCAAGTGATGCTGGTTATACTGCATGGTATCTTTCAAAAGATCATCTTGAAGTGGGTGACATAGTTCGTTCAAGAAAGCCAATAAATGCACACAAACCAAAAACCACAGATTTTTCTGAAGGAACGGTGGTTGATTTGGAGAGTGGCGATGATAGAGACAGTTTTGCTCTAGTGAAGATACCTGGAGTACACAACCCTCTGAGAGTTCAGGTTTCGACAGTTGAGAGGGTGACATCTAATTTGGCAATGGGTGATTGGGTGTGTTTGAAAGAGGAAAACAACAAGCACTCCTCTGTGGGAATTTTGCACTCGATACGGCGTGATGGGAATGCAGCAGTTGGATTTATAGGGTTAGAGACTCTCTGGAGAGGGAGCGCTTCTGATCTTCAAAAGACTGAAGCTTATTATGTTGGACAGTTTGTGAGGCTGAAAGCAAATGTTTTCGCTCCCCGGTTTGAGTGGCCTCATAAAAATGGACCAGCATGGGCCTCTGGGAGGATCTCACAAGTCCTTCCAAATGGCTGCCTTGTTGTTTCTTTCCCTGGGAGGTTGGTGCTTGGAGATGAATCTAATATTATCTTGGCAGATCCAGCTGAAGTGGAGGCAGTGTCTTTTGATACTTGTCCAGGAGTTGTGAAAAAGTATCAACACGTTGAGGATTTTCACTGGGCCGTGAGGCCACTTGCAATTGCATGTACTTTATTCACAGCTATGAAGCTTGGCTTATTTGTTGGACAAAACATTGGTGCTAGGCTGAAGAAAGGCCGGAGAAATTTGAAGCGGCATGATGGGAATTGCCAGGATGGCCAGTCTGGTGGAAATGCAGGTTGGCTTCCACCTCCAGTTGCAAATATTCTATTTAAGGAAGGTGTTACTGCTCCTGCTGCTAGGTAA